A region from the Geotrypetes seraphini chromosome 10, aGeoSer1.1, whole genome shotgun sequence genome encodes:
- the LOC117368363 gene encoding ferritin light chain, oocyte isoform-like: MSSQIRQNYHQESEAGVNRVVNLQLQTSYTYLSLGHYFDRDDVALANFSKFFREQSEEKREQSEHLLKFQNKRGGHVVFQDVKKPESDEWGNGTQAMEFALRLEKTLNQALLDLHKIAMDHADPHMCDFLEHQFLEEEVKLIKKLGDHVTNLRRLKADEVGMGMYLFDKLTLDEESN, translated from the exons ATGAGCTCCCAGATCCGCCAGAACTACCACCAGGAGAGCGAGGCTGGGGTGAACCGGGTGGTGAACCTGCAGCTTCAGACCTCCTACACCTACCTGTCcctg GGACATTACTTTGACCGGGATGATGTGGCCCTGGCTaacttttccaagttctttcgGGAGCAGTCAGAGGAGAAGCGGGAGCAGTCGGAGCACCTGCTGAAGTTCCAGAACAAGCGTGGGGGGCACGTGGTCTTCCAGGATGTGAAG AAACCAGAATCTGATGAGTGGGGGAACGGGACCCAGGCCATGGAGTTCGCCCTGAGACTGGAGAAGACACTGAACCAGGCTCTGTTGGATCTGCACAAGATAGCCATGGACCATGCTGATCCGCAC ATGTGCGACTTCCTGGAGCATCAGTTCCTGGAGGAAGAGGTGAAACTGATAAAGAAACTGGGAGACCATGTGACCAACCTTCGGCGGCTGAAGGCAGATGAGGTGGGCATGGGCATGTACCTCTTTGACAAGCTGACCCTGGATGAGGAGAGCAACTAA
- the LOC117368366 gene encoding ferritin heavy chain A gives MESQVRQNFHRDCEAAINRMVNLELYASYVYLSMSYYFDRDDVALHHVAKFFKEQSHEEREHSEKFLKYQNKRGGRAVLQDIKKPDRDEWGNTLEAMQAALQLEKTVNQALLDLHKVASEKNDAHFCDFLESEYLEEQVKAIKQLGDFITNLKRLGVPQQGMGEYLFDKHTLGESS, from the exons ATGGAGTCCCAGGTGCGCCAGAACTTCCACCGAGACTGCGAGGCTGCTATTAACCGGATGGTCAACCTGGAGCTGTATGCCTCCTACGTCTATCTCTCCATG TCCTACTACTTTGACCGGGATGATGTGGCTCTTCACCATGTAGCCAAATTCTTCAAGGAACAGAGCCATGAGGAGCGGGAGCACAGCGAGAAGTTTCTCAAGTACCAGAACAAGAGGGGAGGCCGGGCTGTGCTTCAGGACATCAAG AAGCCAGACCGTGACGAATGGGGCAACACCCTGGAGGCCATGCAAGCTGCCCTTCAGCTGGAGAAGACGGTGAACCAGGCCCTACTGGACCTGCACAAGGTGGCTTCTGAGAAGAATGATGCCCAT TTCTGTGATTTCCTGGAGTCTGAGTATCTGGAGGAGCAGGTGAAAGCCATCAAGCAGCTCGGGGACTTTATCACCAACCTGAAGCGCCTGGGCGTACCCCAGCAAGGCATGGGCGAGTACCTGTTTGACAAGCACACCCTGGGAGAGAGCAGCTAA